A genomic segment from Desulfovibrio sp. encodes:
- a CDS encoding recombinase family protein, translating to MILGYARVSTTKQELESQVKRLESAGATKIFTDVMSGKRFDRPGLAEMMAFAREGDTLCVVRLDRLGRSIREPLEIVDHFKTRKVNFRSLEEQLDTTTAAGSLIFHVFAALTDFKRRLIAERTRDGLAVAMAIGNMPGRPKIEGAKIEQAIRLINEGHTKAAAARAAGISRSTLLRRLEQT from the coding sequence TTGATCCTCGGCTACGCGCGAGTGTCCACTACCAAGCAGGAACTGGAGAGCCAGGTTAAACGCCTGGAATCTGCCGGGGCCACAAAAATCTTCACCGATGTCATGAGCGGGAAGCGTTTCGACCGCCCTGGCTTGGCCGAGATGATGGCTTTCGCCCGCGAAGGCGATACTCTTTGCGTTGTCCGTCTGGATCGGTTGGGACGCTCCATACGAGAACCTTTAGAGATCGTGGACCATTTCAAGACGCGGAAGGTGAACTTCAGATCCTTGGAAGAGCAACTGGATACAACCACGGCAGCAGGCTCACTGATCTTCCACGTCTTTGCCGCACTGACTGACTTTAAGCGCCGTCTTATAGCCGAACGCACTCGGGACGGTCTTGCCGTGGCCATGGCCATAGGCAACATGCCTGGAAGGCCCAAAATTGAGGGCGCCAAGATCGAGCAGGCCATTCGCCTCATTAATGAGGGACATACCAAGGCAGCAGCCGCCCGGGCTGCTGGTATCAGCCGCTCTACCCTGCTTCGTCGTCTCGAACAGACCTGA
- a CDS encoding ParA family protein codes for MKTIVLASQKGGVGKTTLAAHLAVMAERAGDGPCVLIDTDPQASLAAWWNGREEETPVFAPTTLKELSAKLEALALAKFKFAIIDTPPAITESIRTVVALADFVLIPTRPSPHDLRAVGSTVALAAGSRRPFAFALTQAKANSKITVQAMGALSEHGVVASAIIHDRVDFASSMVDGRTVLEIDPRSWRRCNPKATGTNEHDGSSLEFHR; via the coding sequence ATGAAAACCATAGTTCTTGCCAGCCAGAAAGGAGGCGTAGGGAAGACCACCCTGGCCGCTCATCTGGCCGTGATGGCGGAGAGGGCCGGTGACGGGCCTTGCGTGCTGATCGACACGGACCCGCAGGCAAGCCTTGCTGCATGGTGGAACGGTCGAGAGGAAGAGACGCCTGTCTTCGCGCCAACCACCTTAAAGGAGCTTTCAGCCAAGCTGGAGGCTCTCGCCCTGGCCAAGTTCAAATTCGCCATCATCGACACTCCTCCGGCTATCACCGAATCGATCCGGACGGTTGTGGCGCTTGCGGACTTCGTTTTGATCCCGACCAGGCCGAGCCCCCATGACCTCCGGGCGGTTGGGTCCACCGTGGCGCTGGCCGCAGGGTCAAGGCGACCATTCGCATTCGCTCTGACCCAGGCCAAGGCAAATTCAAAGATCACTGTGCAGGCCATGGGCGCACTCTCCGAACATGGTGTTGTCGCCTCAGCGATCATCCATGACCGAGTTGATTTTGCCTCGTCCATGGTAGATGGGCGCACTGTCCTGGAAATTGATCCACGCAGTTGGCGACGATGCAACCCCAAGGCAACTGGAACAAACGAACACGACGGTAGCTCACTTGAATTTCACCGTTGA
- a CDS encoding type II toxin-antitoxin system HipA family toxin, with protein sequence MTSDRENAVVFVSLTGVGYVPAGVLTYIPKTDQYIFGYGRRYLEREDAVPLDPVLLPLRLKESLTFRVKEGLPNVFRDASPDSWARKILSIYAPRHPDTMTPFEVLTAVHEPLRTGGLAFGPDASGPRSMADWHDGPPLMRPVSDLEKMARLVRLVEKHAQDDTLPVLRQELSDPIMIAMAFSFSALGGSRPKSFYRSDDGAEWIAKFSKLGDAWNDPRIEFATMNLAKRCGIEAANTSIINVGNDIDVLLVQRFDRDNEGIPKHFVSGFTLGNLPLEGDWKSYQHLSENARRHGNVKVGGELFKRMAFNVLCSNRDDHPKQQSFFVERTHVAITPAYDITPAYIANNSNEYDLALACGNQQNPKAATLENVLSWTEPFGLRREEARVILNDMLSITRQWRKFFSELGVSSKDIEEVACRFIQAERELPSLAHSRER encoded by the coding sequence ATGACATCTGACAGAGAAAACGCGGTCGTTTTTGTTTCGCTTACCGGCGTTGGATATGTTCCGGCTGGAGTGCTCACCTACATTCCAAAAACGGATCAATACATCTTTGGATATGGCCGCAGATATCTTGAGCGTGAAGACGCGGTGCCCCTTGACCCAGTCTTGTTGCCCCTAAGACTCAAAGAGTCCCTGACTTTTCGCGTCAAGGAAGGTCTTCCGAACGTGTTCCGGGATGCTTCGCCCGACTCCTGGGCTCGGAAGATTCTCTCGATCTATGCGCCACGCCATCCCGACACCATGACCCCGTTTGAAGTGCTCACCGCCGTGCATGAGCCACTACGGACCGGAGGCCTGGCTTTCGGGCCCGACGCTTCTGGCCCGCGTTCCATGGCGGACTGGCACGACGGCCCGCCTCTCATGAGGCCTGTTTCGGACTTGGAGAAGATGGCTCGTCTTGTTCGGCTTGTTGAGAAGCACGCTCAGGACGATACGCTACCAGTGCTTCGGCAGGAGCTTTCTGACCCGATCATGATAGCCATGGCTTTCAGCTTCTCGGCTTTAGGGGGCAGTCGGCCAAAATCATTCTATCGTTCTGACGATGGTGCGGAGTGGATTGCCAAGTTTTCCAAGCTTGGTGATGCATGGAATGACCCCAGAATAGAGTTTGCCACGATGAACTTGGCCAAACGCTGCGGAATTGAAGCTGCAAATACATCGATAATCAACGTCGGAAATGACATTGATGTCCTTCTTGTACAGCGATTTGACAGGGACAATGAGGGTATTCCAAAGCATTTTGTGTCAGGTTTTACACTGGGGAACCTGCCGCTAGAAGGTGATTGGAAAAGTTATCAACACCTTTCTGAAAATGCCCGGCGTCATGGAAACGTCAAAGTTGGCGGGGAGTTGTTCAAGAGAATGGCGTTTAACGTTCTTTGCTCCAACCGAGATGACCACCCAAAGCAGCAATCTTTTTTTGTGGAGCGTACTCATGTGGCCATTACTCCAGCGTATGATATCACTCCGGCATACATCGCCAACAACTCCAACGAATATGACCTCGCTCTTGCCTGCGGAAACCAACAGAACCCAAAGGCAGCGACTCTTGAGAATGTTTTGAGTTGGACGGAGCCTTTTGGCCTGCGGCGCGAAGAAGCTCGAGTCATACTCAACGATATGCTAAGCATAACGAGACAGTGGCGGAAGTTTTTTTCCGAACTCGGAGTGTCCTCAAAAGATATCGAGGAAGTCGCTTGCAGGTTCATTCAGGCTGAACGCGAACTTCCATCGCTGGCCCATAGCCGGGAACGATGA
- a CDS encoding helix-turn-helix domain-containing protein, whose product MAKEALPASAANALAKLGQDIRAARVRRGITSAEVAERAFTSRLTITRLEKGHPGVSLGVLAHVLWVLELEGNLGALADPQNDRLGTLLAVDALPKYVRKKDGEDKLYDI is encoded by the coding sequence ATGGCGAAAGAGGCCCTCCCTGCTTCAGCTGCGAACGCCCTGGCCAAGCTTGGCCAAGATATCCGGGCTGCCCGAGTGCGGCGAGGAATAACCTCAGCAGAGGTGGCTGAAAGAGCCTTTACCAGCCGCCTCACTATCACGAGGTTGGAAAAGGGTCACCCCGGAGTTTCCCTTGGGGTTCTGGCCCATGTACTTTGGGTCCTGGAGCTGGAAGGGAACCTGGGAGCGCTCGCTGATCCACAAAACGATCGACTTGGAACGCTCCTGGCCGTGGATGCGTTACCTAAATACGTGAGAAAGAAGGACGGAGAAGATAAACTCTATGACATCTGA
- a CDS encoding tail fiber protein — MRLLRLIFLLLALAIPKLALAADATSFDPMAVAITSQSTIAVGTVVAWPSGSNPADMGKWLECNGQAVPAGSSYDRLRAVLGGQPIPNYNGQFLRGTTTAGLVGTQVSDTIRSHTVSVPGQNAPVSGGLNSTSLSGSASPQTYWFTQTVVNTGGDYTGGGGMGAVTGANYNTETRSTAGGSISGSLNSGSLTGTAYVSAQTGTYSGGSETAPVHTRVRYLIRAIL, encoded by the coding sequence ATGCGCCTACTTCGTTTGATCTTCCTGCTGTTGGCGTTGGCCATACCCAAGCTTGCCTTGGCTGCCGATGCCACCAGCTTCGACCCGATGGCGGTCGCTATCACCAGCCAAAGCACCATCGCCGTGGGGACGGTGGTCGCGTGGCCATCTGGCTCCAACCCTGCTGATATGGGCAAATGGCTTGAGTGCAACGGTCAGGCCGTTCCCGCTGGCAGCTCCTATGACCGCCTGCGGGCTGTCCTGGGTGGCCAACCCATCCCGAACTATAATGGCCAATTCCTGCGCGGCACAACCACGGCGGGGCTTGTCGGTACTCAAGTATCAGACACCATCAGGTCACATACGGTGTCCGTTCCTGGGCAAAACGCGCCTGTTAGTGGTGGGCTCAATTCGACGTCTTTGAGCGGATCGGCGTCGCCCCAAACATATTGGTTTACGCAGACCGTAGTTAATACAGGAGGTGATTACACAGGTGGTGGCGGTATGGGTGCTGTTACTGGTGCAAACTACAACACTGAAACGCGTTCAACGGCAGGTGGATCAATTTCCGGGTCGCTCAACAGCGGGTCGTTGACGGGAACGGCCTATGTTAGCGCTCAAACCGGAACCTACAGTGGTGGTTCGGAAACCGCGCCCGTTCACACGAGGGTGCGGTATCTCATCCGTGCGATCCTCTGA
- a CDS encoding lytic transglycosylase domain-containing protein: MSGDGKVIRVLAGTVFVLLMCGQALAGQDLASLFDAPCGRYSVPRALALAIAGQESGMQPWILNIAGRTVRPATKEQAVAISRAALVAGISFDVGVMQINSWWIRRYRLPLEVILDPPGNIQVGVWIIGKEIKRHGLNWRAVASYHTPVDRNPERGRAYAAAVLRRLGGEASSLPSFAPTIAAQRPSASPMLVKRFREVASNEMKGS; the protein is encoded by the coding sequence ATGTCGGGGGATGGTAAGGTGATCCGAGTCCTCGCCGGTACCGTCTTCGTCCTCCTGATGTGCGGGCAAGCCCTGGCTGGCCAGGACTTAGCCAGCCTTTTCGACGCCCCATGTGGTCGTTACAGCGTGCCGCGAGCTCTGGCCTTGGCCATCGCTGGTCAAGAGTCCGGGATGCAGCCGTGGATTCTGAACATCGCGGGGCGAACAGTCAGACCCGCCACGAAAGAGCAGGCCGTAGCGATCAGCCGCGCGGCCCTGGTCGCAGGCATCTCCTTCGATGTGGGAGTCATGCAGATTAACTCCTGGTGGATCAGACGCTACCGCCTGCCACTAGAGGTCATCCTGGACCCTCCCGGAAACATCCAGGTGGGCGTCTGGATTATCGGCAAGGAAATCAAGCGTCATGGACTGAACTGGCGCGCAGTCGCCTCCTACCATACCCCTGTCGATCGCAACCCCGAACGTGGCAGGGCTTATGCTGCTGCCGTGCTTCGCCGTCTTGGCGGTGAAGCGTCGTCACTTCCATCTTTTGCTCCAACCATTGCTGCCCAGCGTCCTTCCGCCTCGCCGATGCTGGTGAAGCGGTTCCGGGAAGTGGCCAGCAACGAAATGAAAGGATCATGA